From Anopheles arabiensis isolate DONGOLA chromosome 3, AaraD3, whole genome shotgun sequence, a single genomic window includes:
- the LOC120901891 gene encoding uncharacterized protein LOC120901891 isoform X2, producing the protein MKRGRTEEIQFGQPRVQPPTGQQRIITTTQPHNVASSTGTTIQYQIPPNVIKTATPPDSVNSVTNLSTQQQQQQQGTQLVAPQQATSVQYTTTYNTTLGSNLVKTQQTTNPQQQQIHVVNASNQVRGPTHKSTVVNATAVATNAGTANSNSSVVSSGGVTAGGGGGQQVITTSMSPGVLPGGGGGAAQGPPPPPPQGQAQLQRLKVEDALSYLDQVKFRFGNQPQVYNDFLDIMKEFKSQSIDTPGVIQRVSNLFRGHPELIVGFNTFLPPGYKIEVQANDQGCYLFQVSVSVPPTASSGASVAPQPSPHKYNTIFQGGGQIATGGPGSGAGGTTVVTASSVGNASGTTGAVNLMAYGGGHAATAAPGASVPIHGGTPLQQPTGGTAGGNASPATAQNAQTLTATTTTTGGASGPQVAQNFSSRSDHHRERTISTGSVASNASLPTGVTASTASSTTVVSAVDATTGGGSAGATVVTGQATPSNIHRILTQQIISQQQQQQQGTGAAGAGMVPAGMVTAPTQVQHHQQTTMQQVQPPPEAQTATVTTTVVPTPTATANQPVEFNHAITYVNKIKNRFHTQPEKYKRFLEILHTYQKEQKTYKEGAQSGCMTSAKQLTEAEVYTQVAQLFDNQEDLLREFGQFLPDATSHHNQAAMQQHHLASGKNNSHNLVVNASMHDHQHQQQQQQQQQQQQQQQQQQQPQQQQLGVPAGTAGIVGLGSGASGPAVHGGGGGGKKLGNSNMAGVGSGAGIANLKVYNSMQPANMGRLQQERDFSTMGTDGISIHGSGVGGGMPPGSTISVSSGAIRTAGGNIVGTAAVMLEKDRNHMGGVGSGPGSGGVGGVGGGGMNAKYIHGASIATMNATGAMVGGSVLPPGAGPNVVPSVMANLVSANVGGGGSGGGMNAIKRSPSYAAGQIGLVGPGGPAGHGNNMSSSRDRGDGSGPPPIKRHKPICRDVSLAEASKYGTLNDYAFFDKVRKALRSPDVYEDFLRCLTLYNQEIVSKMELQTLVSPFLNRFPDLLKWFQDFLGPSTGVGGGAANDCIPLTAAAAAAARQDRDRTQSELAADVDLSTCKRLGASYCALPKSHEGVKCSGRTNLCRDVLNDTWVSFPTWAEDSTFVTSRKTQYEEFIYRCEDERFELDVVIETNSATIRVLEGVQKKLTRMSQDEVSRFRLDDCLGGTSTTIHQRALRRIYGDKAADIIQGLKKNPSVAVPVVLRRMKAKEEEWREAQKSFNKQWREQNEKYYLKSLDHQGINFKQTDIKALRSKSLFNEIETLFDEVSYMKRHEQNDDAAAVPQASGPHMTIPYKDKTILEDAANLLIHHVKRQTGIQKQEKARIKHILRQFVPDLFFAPRQQLSEDEREEDDKDTEMEQDEEVSSAGKSSSSGKKSSSNVPSFSGSNSTSNCNPSSNASGAATSTDTSATNTSVSEGTGKDGEGGNGGASKTVSISSTSADLQSATSSSATVTSSGAEASRTKEDGNGSSNTASGNDDSSTDKSTTIKIEIKEESDASMMQDPASASSGTTGQQPMSPPLPPHAVSKHIEEAYTLFFTNNSWYLFLRLHAILCERLRSIYERAQIIAAEERAYESTRNNSTATALRLKPKSEIRIEEYYNIFLDMLKNLLDGNMESSSYEDTLREMFGIHAYIAFTLDRVVQNAVRQLQHCVTERGALECVELFQAEQRRGGAGGLCRTANRRIAAELAYQRKAEAALQDENCFKIYIYKIDCRVTIELLDTESDDTANNFASTQAYGSYVNRLSNPAATGTGSDSGGGGGGGGGGGSGGGGGGVGSGGGSVAAANAAASGSSVTGGASGAGGVGNSGGGSGVAETGASVNSSSGSSSGGNNNHNSTPAGTTNSSSSSSSNNSAAGGSTGNAEVKTETPDVELKPQQLVGSTRMPVFLSRNARHSRKHTVGKISVNIEGNPATLKELQAGDAGEENSPNSSKNAKASDANSSSSSSFSSSSTSNGSKQQQSHSNVGGVEGEKQRALNESTSEATGATGGKVKSSQQEESGATTGKGETNPSSSPAAATAAASATRDSCGNGGKAASSGNNNNLNSINNNNSICSTNKQLDNPLWFGGSGVKKAPPPERLPCMNGADRNLLYIDDSEQMKVNRTFKTNQVQKKNFTMYRPGALTRSRKSHCRVTTRMNQRFKKVVDTWLDQHVTASQRAMCVDWLLGKRQDLMKNTTSVIVQDNGLSRTPYAPYNRYKVDQIETMME; encoded by the exons ATGAAGCGCGGGAGAACGGAAGAGATACAATTCGGGCAACCGCGGGTTCAGCCTCCGACGGGACAGCAGCGCATTATCACGACAACGCAACCGCACAATGTGGCCAGCAGCACTGGCACGACCATACAGTACCAGATTCCGCCGAATGTCATAAAGACGGCCACGCCGCCCGATTCAGTCAATTCCGTGACTAATCTGagcacccagcagcagcagcaacagcaagggACCCAGCTGGTCGCACCACAGCAGGCCACCAGTGTCCAGTACACAACCA CTTATAACACCACGCTTGGAAGCAATTTGGTAAAAACCCAGCAAACAACGaatccacagcagcagcaaatccaCGTGGTGAACGCGTCGAATCAAGTGCGCGGCCCAACCCACAAAAGCACCGTGGTTAATGCCACGGCCGTCGCGACGAACGCGGGCACGGCAAACAGTAACAGTTCCGTAGTAAGCAGCGGCGGTGTAAccgcaggaggaggaggagggcagCAAGTTATAACGACCAGCATGTCGCCGGGCGTCCTGCCAGGAGGTGGAGGTGGTGCGGCACAGGGCCCGCCACCTCCTCCGCCCCAGGGGCAGGCCCAGCTGCAGCGGTTGAAGGTGGAGGACGCGCTCAGCTATCTCGACCAGGTGAAGTTCCGCTTTGGCAATCAGCCCCAGGTGTACAATGATTTCCTCGACATCATGAAAGAGTTCAAATCGCAAAGTATCGACACGCCCGGCGTCATCCAGCGAGTGTCCAACCTGTTCCGGGGCCATCCGGAGCTGATCGTTGGGTTCAACACGTTCCTGCCGCCGGGATACAAGATCGAGGTGCAGGCGAACGACCAAGGCTGCTACCTGTTCCAGGTGTCCGTGTCGGTGCCGCCGACGGCATCGTCCGGTGCGTCCGTAGCGCCGCAACCCTCACCGCACAAGTACAACACGATCTTTCAGGGCGGCGGTCAGATAGCGACCGGTGGGCCCGGAAGTGGGGCGGGCGGAACGACCGTTGTAACCGCGAGCTCGGTCGGGAACGCTTCCGGCACGACCGGAGCCGTAAATCTCATGGCCTACGGCGGTGGGCATGCGGCCACCGCAGCGCCAGGCGCTAGCGTCCCCATTCACGGCGGCACACCGTTGCAGCAGCCGACGGGTGGCACGGCGGGAGGTAACGCTAGCCCGGCGACGGCACAGAACGCGCAAACCTTAACGGCCACCACGACAACGACCGGGGGAGCATCCGGGCCGCAGGTGGCGCAGAATTTCTCCTCGCGCAGTGACCATCACCGCGAACGGACGATATCCACCGGTTCGGTCGCCAGCAATGCCAGCCTGCCGACGGGCGTTACCGCCTCTACGGCGTCGTCCACTACAGTGGTGTCGGCGGTAGACGCTACGACCGGCGGAGGATCAGCCGGCGCAACGGTTGTGACGGGCCAGGCAACGCCATCCAACATACATCGGATATTAACGCAGCAGATTAtctcgcaacagcagcagcagcagcagggaacgGGAGCTGCCGGGGCAGGGATGGTGCCGGCGGGCATGGTGACCGCACCGacacaggtgcagcaccaccagcagacGACGATGCAGCAGGTGCAACCGCCGCCGGAGGCGCAGACGGCGACCGTCACGACGACGGTGGTGCCGACGCCCACGGCCACCGCTAACCAGCCGGTCGAGTTCAATCATGCCATTACGTACGtgaacaaaatcaaaaaccGATTCCACACGCAGCCAGAAAAGTACAAACGCTTCCTCGAGATTCTGCACACCTACCAGAAGGAGCAGAAAACGTACAAGGAGGGAGCCCAGAGCGGTTGCATGACGAGCGCGAAGCAGCTGACCGAGGCGGAGGTGTACACCCAGGTGGCGCAGCTGTTCGACAATCAGGAGGATCTGCTGCGAGAGTTTGGGCAATTCCTGCCCGACGCGACCAGCCACCACAACCAGGCGGccatgcagcagcaccatctggCCTCGGGCAAGAACAATTCGCATAACTTGGTGGTGAACGCCTCGATGCACGACCaccagcatcaacagcagcagcaacagcagcaacaacagcaacagcagcagcaacaacagcagcagccgcagcagcaacagttggGAGTGCCAGCCGGCACGGCAGGTATCGTCGGTCTAGGGAGCGGTGCTTCCGGGCCAGCGGTgcacggtggtggcggcggtggcaaaaAGCTGGGCAATTCCAACATGGCAGGCGTGGGAAGTGGTGCAGGAATAGCCAATTTGAAGGTGTACAACAGTATGCAGCCGGCTAACATGGGTCGTCTGCAGCAAGAGCGCGACTTTTCGACAATGGGCACCGATGGCATCAGCATCCATGGGTCGGGAGTCGGTGGAGGTATGCCGCCGGGCAGCACCATCTCCGTGAGCAGTGGTGCCATTCGGACTGCCGGCGGCAACATTGTCGGTACCGCCGCGGTCATGCTGGAAAAGGATCGCAACCACATGGGCGGTGTTGGCAGTGGACCCGGCAGTGGTGGGGTGGGCGGTGTCGGCGGAGGTGGAATGAATGCGAAGTACATTCATGGTGCATCGATCGCCACGATGAATGCCACTGGTGCCATGGTAGGCGGAAGCGTACTGCCACCCGGAGCCGGCCCCAACGTAGTGCCGAGCGTGATGGCAAACCTAGTGTCGGCGAATGTTGGAGGAGGTGGTAGCGGCGGCGGTATGAACGCGATCAAACGATCGCCTTCGTACGCAGCGGGCCAGATCGGGCTGGTGGGTCCGGGCGGCCCGGCTGGCCACGGTAACAACATGAGCTCGTCGCGCGATCGTGGCGACGGCAGCGGTCCGCCGCCGATCAAGCGGCACAAGCCCATCTGCAGGGACGTGTCGCTGGCAGAAGCGTCCAAGTACGGCACGCTAAACGATTACGCGTTCTTCGACAAGGTTCGCAAAGCGCTGCGCAGTCCGGACGTGTACGAAGACTTCCTGCGCTGCCTGACGCTCTACAACCAGGAGATAGTATCGAAGATGGAGCTACAGACGCTGGTTTCGCCGTTCCTGAACCGGTTTCCCGATCTGCTAAAGTGGTTCCAGGACTTCCTCGGCCCGTCCACCGGGGTCGGTGGTGGGGCGGCGAACGATTGCATACCGCTCACGGCAGCGGCTGCGGCCGCCGCCCGCCAGGATCGCGATCGCACGCAGAGCGAGCTGGCCGCGGATGTCGATTTGTCGACGTGCAAGCGGCTCGGTGCGAGCTACTGCGCGCTGCCCAAATCTCACGAAGGTGTGAAGTGCTCCGGCCGAACGAACCTCTGCCGGGACGTGCTAAACGACACGTGGGTGTCCTTCCCGACCTGGGCCGAAGACTCCACGTTCGTGACGTCGCGCAAGACGCAGTACGAGGAGTTCATTTACCGGTGTGAGGATGAGCGCTTCGAGCTGGATGTGGTCATCGAGACGAACAGTGCCACCATTCGCGTGCTGGAAGGCGTGCAGAAGAAGCTGACGCGCATGTCGCAGGATGAAGTGAGCCGGTTCCGATTGGACGACTGTCTGGGCGGAACGTCAACCACGATACACCAGCGCGCTCTGAGGCGCATCTATGGCGATAAGGCGGCGGATATCATACAGGGGCTGAAGAAGAACCCATCGGTGGCCGTACCGGTCGTGTTGCGACGCATGAAAGCCAAGGAGGAAGAATGGCGAGAAGCACAGAAG AGTTTCAACAAACAATGGCGAGAGCAAAACGAAAAGTACTACCTGAAATCCTTGGACCACCAGGGTATCAACTTCAAGCAGACCGACATTAAAGCCCTCCGATCGAAAAGTTTGTTCAATGAAATTGAGACACTTTTTGATGAGGTGAGTTACATGAAG CGCCATGAACAAAACGACGACGCAGCGGCCGTCCCGCAGGCCAGTGGGCCTCACATGACCATACCATACAAAGACAAGACAATACTGGAAGATGCTGCAAACCTGCTAATACACCACGTGAAACGGCAGACGGGCATCCAAAAGCAGGAGAAGGCCCGGATAAAGCACATCCTGCGGCAGTTTGTGCCGGATCTATTTTTCGCTCCTCGTCAGCAGCTCAGTGAAGACGAGCGAGAAGAGG ATGATAAAGATACGGAGATGGAACAAGATGAGGAGGTTAGCAGCGCTGGCAAATCGTCTAGCAGCGGTAAAAAATCGTCCAGCAATGTCCCGAGCTTTTCTGGTAGCAATTCAACTAGCAATTGCAATCCATCCAGTAATGCTTCGGGCGCGGCTACCTCCACCGATACGTCAGCGACCAACACGAGTGTATCGGAAGGAACCGGCAAGGATGGGGAAGGTGGCAACGGTGGTGCATCGAAAACAGTCTCAATATCTTCAACTTCCGCTGATCTGCAATCGGCTACTTCCTCATCCGCGACGGTGACCTCATCCGGCGCCGAAGCCTCCCGAACGAAGGAAGACGGCAATGGAAGCAGCAATACCGCAAGCGGAAACGACGACAGCTCCACGGATAAGTCGACGACAATAAAGATAGAAATTAAAGAAGAAAGCGATGCATCTATGATGCAGGATCCGGCTTCCGCGAGCTCTGGAACCACCGGGCAGCAGCCGATGAGCCCTCCGTTACCACCGCACGCCGTCAGCAAACATATC GAGGAAGCATATACGCTATTCTTCACTAACAACAGCTGGTACCTGTTCCTGCGGTTGCACGCGATACTGTGCGAACGTTTGCGTTCGATCTACGAGCGCGCTCAGATAATCGCGGCAGAGGAGCGTGCATACGAGAGCACCCGGAACAACAGTACCGCCACCGCGTTACGGTTAAAGCCGAAGAGTGAAATCCGTATCGAGGAGTACTACAACATTTTCCTGGACATGTTGAAAAACCTGCTCGATGGCAATATGGAATCGAGCAGCTATGAAGACACACTACGGGAAATGTTTGGCATTCACGCCTATATTGCATTTACACTCGATCGG GTTGTACAAAACGCGGTACGACAGTTACAACACTGCGTCACGGAACGGGGAGCACTGGAGTGTGTAGAATTGTTCCAGGCGGAGCAAAGACGGGGTGGTGCCGGTGGCCTGTGCCGGACAGCTAACCGGCGGATCGCGGCCGAGCTGGCATATCAGCGCAAGGCGGAAGCTGCACTGCAGGatgaaaattgtttcaaaatctACATC TACAAAATCGATTGCCGGGTTACAATCGAGCTGCTGGACACCGAGTCGGACGACACGGCAAACAACTTCGCCAGCACGCAAGCCTACGGCTCCTACGTCAATCGTCTCTCAAACCCAGCCGCCACTGGTACCGGAAGTGATAGTGGtggaggcggtggtggtggtggtggtggtggcagtggtggaggtggtggtggcgtaggtagtggtggtggaagtgttgctgctgcaaacgCCGCAGCTAGTGGAAGTAGTGTCACCGGTGGTGCaagtggtgctggtggtgttggtaaTAGTGGTGGTGGAAGTGGTGTGGCGGAAACTGGTGCATCGGTGAACTCGAGTAGCggcagtagtagtggtggaaACAATAATCACAACAGCACTCCCGCCGGAACAAcaaacagtagcagcagcagcagcagcaacaacagtgcCGCTGGTGGAAGCACTGGAAATGCTGAGGTGAAAACGGAAACTCCCGACGTCGAGCTG AAACCGCAGCAATTAGTGGGCTCTACGCGTATGCCCGTATTCCTATCCCGCAATGCAAGGCACAGCCGAAAGCACACAGTGGGGAAAATTTCGGTCAACATCGAGGGAAATCCGGCAACGCTGAAGGAGCTGCAGGCGGGCGATGCTGGAGAAGAAAATtcccccaacagcagcaaaaacgcGAAAGCTTCTGATGCAaattcctcctcctcctcctccttctcctcttcttcGACGAGTAATGggtcgaagcagcagcagtcacatTCGAATGTTGGCGGCGTGGAGGGTGAAAAACAACGTGCCCTAAACGAATCAACCAGTGAAGCTACCGGTGCTACCGGAGGAAAAGTCAAGTCCTCCCAGCAAGAAGAAAGTGGTGCGACCACTGGGAAAGGAGAAACGAATCCTTCATCTTCtccagctgctgctactgctgctgcttcggcaACGAGGGATAGCTGTGGAAATGGCGGAAAAGCTGCTAGCAGtggcaacaataacaatctAAACAGcatcaataacaataacagcaTTTGCAGCACCAACAAACAGCTAGACAATCCGCTCTGGTTCGGCGGTAGTGGCGTGAAGAAGGCTCCACCACCCGAAAGGCTGCCGTGTATGAATGGTGCGGATCGCAATCTGCTCTACATCGATGATAGCGAGCAGATGAAAGTGAACCGTACCTTCAAGACGAACCAGGTGCAGAAGAAGAACTTCACAATGTATCGGCCTGGAGCACTGACACGCTCAAGAAAG AGCCACTGTCGCGTTACTACACGGATGAACCAAAGGTTTAAGAAGGTGGTGGATACGTGGCTAGACCAGCATGTAACCGCTTCCCAGCGGGCAATGTGTGTCGATTGGTTGCTCGGTAAGCGGCAGGACCTCATGAAGAACAcaacctccgttatcgttcaAGACAATGGATTGAGCCGTACTCCGTACGCGCCTTACAATAGGTATAAGGTAGATCAAATAGAGACGATGATGGAGTAG